In Populus trichocarpa isolate Nisqually-1 chromosome 16, P.trichocarpa_v4.1, whole genome shotgun sequence, a genomic segment contains:
- the LOC7460428 gene encoding transcription factor SCREAM2 isoform X1 — MSSRKKKKAALYEKLRAATNSNAMNKTSIIVDASKYIGELKNKVDRLKKEIGTSSTPQNSLPAQVTVENLEKGFLINVFSGKNCPGLLVSILEAFEELGLDVLDARVSCEDNFQLEAIGGDQNQGHDAQVVKQAVLQAIHNWNEGS; from the exons ATGTCTTccaggaagaaaaagaaggcaGCTCTTTACGAGAAGTTACGTGCTGCTACCAATTCTAATGCT ATGAACAAAACCTCAATCATAGTAGACGCGTCAAAATATATTGGAGAGTTGAAGAACAAGGTGGATaggctaaaaaaagaaatcggAACATCTTCAACCCCCCAAAATTCATTACCTGCG CAGGTCACAGTGGAAAACCTAGAAAAGGGTTTccttattaatgtattttcaggAAAGAATTGCCCTGGATTACTTGTCTCCATACTTGAAGCCTTCGAGGAACTAGGCCTTGATGTGCTTGATGCTAGGGTTTCTTGTGAAGACAATTTCCAACTTGAAGCGATTGGTGGAGACCAA AACCAAGGCCATGATGCTCAAGTAGTGAAACAGGCAGTGCTGCAAGCTATCCATAACTGGAATGAAGGCAGCTAG
- the LOC7488769 gene encoding uncharacterized protein LOC7488769 isoform X2, whose amino-acid sequence MVFMYRLIKAKTFLLLTSPVPVPYISRQICSGLLSIRKMNGGKDSVSEDSMPGGAGIKLRPSPDCIDRRECRGAVETSSDSLGVRHGSFGKRRSRIDLRSEQRSGDGNSSKFGNKNIPAHVKRSKSGQSYRKPDEGGNHVAPFDICLSGSRDSAVLKSLQEMEENQENVEHPIEESGGQGVLRPGMVLLKRYISLGDQIEMVKTCREIGLGPGGFYRPGYKNGAKLRLQMMCLGLNWDPETRKYEDRSPADGCKPPCIPREFNQLVETAIQDAHGLLGKDCTLSNVEDVLKVCTLSNVEDMLPTMSPDICIVNFYTTNGRLGLHQDRDESSESLDKGLPVVSFSVGDSAEFLYGDQRDVNKADKVVLESGDVLIFGGKSRHIFHGVTSVIPNSAPKALIEETRLRPGRLNLTFRQY is encoded by the exons ATGGTCTTTATGTACCGTCTAATTAAAGCAAAAACTTTCCTACTATTGACATCACCAGTGCCTGTGCCCTACATTTCCCGCCAAATTTGTTCTGGGCTTCTCTCAATCAGAAAGATGAATGGTGGAAAAGACAGCGTAAGTGAAGATTCAATGCCCG GGGGAGCTGGCATCAAGTTGAGGCCTTCGCCTGATTGTATTGATCGGAGAGAATGTAGGGGTGCCGTGGAAACTAGTAGCGATAGTTTAGGTGTTAGGCATGGAAGTTTCGGTAAAAGGAGAAGTAGAATTGATCTTCGATCAGAGCAGAGGAGTGGGGATGGTAACTCATCGAAATTCGGGAACAAGAACATTCCTGCTCATGTTAAAAGATCTAAATCTGGCCAGAGTTATCGCAAGCCTGATGAAGGTGGCAATCATGTTGCACCATTTGATATCTGCCTTTCTGGGAGTAGAGATTCTGCTGTTTTGAAGTCCTTGCAGGAAATGGAGGAAAATCAGGAAAATGTTGAACATCCCATTGAAGAGAGTGGTGGACAAGGAGTGTTGCGGCCTGGGATGGTTCTTCTAAAACGTTATATTTCCCTCGGTGATCAG attgaAATGGTGAAGACTTGCCGAGAAATTGGTCTGGGCCCTGGGGGATTTTATAGGCCTGGTTACAAAAATGGAGCAAAGCTTCGTCTGCAGATGATGTGTCTTGGTTTGAACTGGGATCCTGAGACAAGAAAATATGAAGATCGAAGCCCAGCTGACGGTTGTAAGCCTCCTTGTATTCCTCGTGAATTTAATCAGTTGGTTGAAACAGCAATTCAAGATGCGCATGGTCTTCTAGGAAAGGACTGTACATTAAGCAATGTGGAAGACGTGCTTAAGGTCTGTACATTAAGCAATGTGGAAGACATGCTTCCCACGATGTCTCCAGACATATGCATCGTGAACTTCTACACAACCAACGGGCGGCTTGGGCTCCATCAG GATCGTGATGAAAGCTCAGAGAGTCTTGACAAAGGATTGCCTGTTGTCTCCTTCTCAGTAGGGGATTCTGCAGAATTTCTCTATGGGGATCAGAGGGATGTGAACAAGGCAGATAAAGTTGTATTGGAATCAGGAGATGTGTTGATATTTGGTGGCAAGTCTAGACATATATTTCATGGCGTAACATCTGTAATCCCAAATTCTGCCCCCAAGGCTTTAATTGAAGAAACCAGGCTTCGTCCTGGCCGTCTCAATCTTACGTTCAGACAGTACTAG
- the LOC7460428 gene encoding transcription factor SCREAM2 isoform X2, whose product MSSRKKKKAALYEKLRAATNSNAMNKTSIIVDASKYIGELKNKVDRLKKEIGTSSTPQNSLPAVTVENLEKGFLINVFSGKNCPGLLVSILEAFEELGLDVLDARVSCEDNFQLEAIGGDQNQGHDAQVVKQAVLQAIHNWNEGS is encoded by the exons ATGTCTTccaggaagaaaaagaaggcaGCTCTTTACGAGAAGTTACGTGCTGCTACCAATTCTAATGCT ATGAACAAAACCTCAATCATAGTAGACGCGTCAAAATATATTGGAGAGTTGAAGAACAAGGTGGATaggctaaaaaaagaaatcggAACATCTTCAACCCCCCAAAATTCATTACCTGCG GTCACAGTGGAAAACCTAGAAAAGGGTTTccttattaatgtattttcaggAAAGAATTGCCCTGGATTACTTGTCTCCATACTTGAAGCCTTCGAGGAACTAGGCCTTGATGTGCTTGATGCTAGGGTTTCTTGTGAAGACAATTTCCAACTTGAAGCGATTGGTGGAGACCAA AACCAAGGCCATGATGCTCAAGTAGTGAAACAGGCAGTGCTGCAAGCTATCCATAACTGGAATGAAGGCAGCTAG
- the LOC7460427 gene encoding EP1-like glycoprotein 3 — MKLHQLVFLVLLLAYQVYCKTYIHIDYSLTVEVPSEYSVELLGRAFLMETDQMEPDFRVALSVEPIRGKYSCSLEVFLGDVKVWNSGHYSHFYTSDTCVLALTEDGDLHLKGSNDRIGWRTGTSGQGVERLQILKTGNLVLVDALNRIKWQSFNFPTDVMLWGQRLNVATRLTSFPTNSTAFYSFEIQHNKIALYLSSGKWNYSYWEFQPTKNRNITFIELGSKGLEIFNDKYKKIAQILSFGMQFQPLRFLALGNKTGNMGLYFYSPEKRSFEAAFQALNTTCDLPLACRPYGICTLSNACSCIRLLTAKKGVGSDCNGGFSEGFCDREQQEMLELSGVSSVLRTAPKRVNVSKEVCEDLCLQDCKCAAALYSTGEDGTSFRECFTYGLVSGVKQVERGTGLTYMVKVPKGTQISHGKSNVKKWVLVMVGVIDGFIILLVFGGLGYYLVQRRRRRNVLASDNNT, encoded by the exons ATGAAGCTCCATCAGCtcgtttttcttgttcttctgtTGGCTTATCAGGTCTATTGCAAAACATACATTCACATTGACTATAGCCTCACAGTAGAAGTACCTAGTGAGTACAGTGTGGAATTACTAGGAAGAGCATTTCTGATGGAGACTGACCAAATGGAGCCCGATTTTAGAGTAGCATTGAGTGTTGAACCAATTAGAGGAAAATATTCATGTTCCTTGGAAGTCTTTCTTGGAGATGTTAAGGTGTGGAATTCTGGCCATTATTCTCATTTTTACACTTCTGATACATGTGTGCTTGCGCTGACAGAGGATGGAGATTTACACTTGAAAGGTTCGAATGATCGAATCGGATGGCGAACAGGGACTTCAGGACAAGGTGTGGAG AGACTACAGATTCTGAAGACGGGCAATTTAGTCCTTGTTGATGCCTTGAACCGGATAAAGTGGCAGAGTTTCAACTTTCCGACTGATGTAATGCTATGGGGACAGAGACTAAATGTGGCCACTCGCTTGACATCTTTTCCTACCAATTCAACAGCATTCTATTCTTTTGAGATTCAGCACAACAAGATTGCTCTCTACCTGAGTTCTGGTAAGTGGAACTATTCTTACTGGGAATTTCAGCCTACCAAGAACAGAAACATCACATTTATTGAATTAGGTTCAAAAGGGTTAGAAATATTCAAtgataaatacaagaaaattgcGCAGATTTTATCATTCGGGATGCAATTTCAACCCCTAAGATTCTTAGCACTGGGGAATAAAACAGGAAACATGGGGCTGTATTTTTACTCCCCGGAGAAACGAAGTTTTGAGGCTGCTTTTCAAGCACTCAATACTACATGTGATCTTCCTCTAGCTTGTAGACCTTATGGTATCTGTACCTTGTCCAATGCTTGCTCATGTATCCGACTGTTGACAGCGAAAAAAGGGGTTGGTTCAGATTGCAATGGGGGGTTTTCTGAAGGGTTTTGTGACAGAGAACAGCAGGAAATGCTTGAACTAAGTGGTGTAAGTAGTGTTCTAAGGACTGCTCCTAAGAGGGTCAATGTTAGCAAAGAAGTATGTGAAGACTTATGCCTACAAGATTGTAAATGTGCTGCTGCATTATATTCTACTGGCGAGGATGGCACAAGCTTCAGAGAATGCTTTACTTATGGACTGGTCTCAGGTGTTAAGCAGGTTGAAAGGGGAACAGGATTGACTTACATGGTTAAGGTTCCAAAAGGAACCCAGATTTCCCATGGGAAATCAAATGTGAAGAAATGGGTGTTGGTCATGGTAGGAGTGATTGATGGTTTCATTATCCTGCTTGTTTTTGGAGGGCTTGGGTATTATTTGGttcagagaagaagaagaagaaacgtgCTTGCCTCTGACAACAATACTTAG
- the LOC7460426 gene encoding alanine--glyoxylate aminotransferase 2 homolog 2, mitochondrial, whose protein sequence is MQRFIAKRVLSSTNSLRSHRCFSQLAQKQTSFAVHDNDIPVPKLPPFDYSPPPYTGPSADLILAKRKQYLSPSLFHFFSKPLNVVDGKMQYLFDENGRRYLDGFGGIATVCCGHCHPDVVDAIVKQVNRIQHSTVLYLNHVIADFAEALASKMPGNLKVVFFTNSGTEANELALMIARLYTGCQDIISLRNGYHGNAAGTMGATAQSLWKFNVIQSGVHHALNPDPYRGVFGSDGEMYAKDVQDIIDFGTSGHVAGFISEAIQGVGGIIELAPDYLPAAYKSIKKAGGLCIADEVQAGFGRTGSHFWGFEAQGVVPDIVTMAKGIGNGIPLGAVVTTPEIAEVLTRRCYFNTFGGNPLCTAAGLAVLKVIEKENLQENALVVGSHLKKRLTELKDKYEIIGDVRGKGLMLGVELVTDRQQKTPAKAETLHVMEQMKELGVLIGKGGFYGNVFRITPPLCFTKEDADFLVDAMDYTMSKM, encoded by the exons ATGCAGAGATTTATAGCCAAAAGGGTATTATCGTCAACAAATTCTCTGCGTTCTCATCGCTGCTTCTCTCAACTTGCCCAAAAACAAACCTCCTTCGCCGTTCATGATAATGATATCCCTGTTCCCAAACTACCCCCATTCGATTATTCCCCTCCTCCTTACACTGGTCCTTCCGCCGACCTAATCTTGGCTAAACGCAAACAATATCTCAGCCCTTCTTTGTTTCACTTCTTCAGTAAACCC TTAAACGTGGTTGATGGAAAGATGCAGTATCTATTCGATGAGAACGGCCGTAGATACCTTGATGGTTTTGGAGGTATTGCTACGGTGTGTTGCGGCCATTGTCATCCTGACGTGGTTGATGCAATTGTCAAACAAGTCAACCGTATACAGCACTCTACTGTTCTTTACCTCAATCATGTCATTGCTGATTTCGCCGAGGCCTTAGCCTCCAAAATGCCTGGAAACcttaaa GTGGTGTTTTTTACGAATTCCGGGACGGAGGCGAATGAACTGGCGTTGATGATAGCAAGATTGTATACGGGTTGTCAAGATATAATATCGTTGAGGAATGGTTATCATGGGAATGCAGCTGGGACTATGGGGGCTACAGCACAGTCTCTTTGGAAATTTAATGTTATTCAG AGTGGAGTCCATCATGCATTGAACCCAGATCCATACAGAGGAGTATTCGGTTCAGATGGAGAGATGTATGCAAAAGATGTCCAAGATATTATTGACTTTGGGACTTCTGGTCATGTTGCTGGATTTATATCTGAAGCTATCCAG GGAGTGGGAGGAATTATAGAATTGGCCCCGGATTACTTGCCTGCGGCTTATAAAAGTATCAAGAAAGCAGGAGGCCTTTGTATTGCTGACGAGGTTCAGGCTGGGTTTGGACGCACGGGGAGTCATTTCTGGGGATTTGAGGCCCAGGGTGTTGTTCCTGACATTGTGACAATGGCAAAG GGGATTGGGAATGGCATTCCTCTTGGTGCTGTGGTGACCACCCCCGAAATTGCAGAAGTCTTGACTCGTCGTTGTTACTTCAACACATTTGGAGGAAATCCTTTATGTACCGCTGCGGGTCTGGCAGTTTTGAAAGTGATCGAGAAAGAAAATCTTCAGGAAAATGCACTAGTGGTGGGGTCCCATCTGAAAAAGAGACTGACTGAACTCAAGGATAAATATGAAA TCATTGGAGATGTGAGGGGAAAAGGATTGATGCTCGGTGTTGAACTTGTAACTGACCGCCAACAGAAAACTCCAGCAAAGGCTGAAACTCTGCATGTAATGGAGCAGATGAAAG AACTGGGGGTCTTGATTGGGAAAGGCGGATTCTATGGCAACGTTTTTAGAATTACACCTCCGCTATGCTTTACTAAAGAAGATGCAG ATTTCCTTGTGGATGCGATGGATTACACAATGTCAAAGATGTGA
- the LOC7488769 gene encoding uncharacterized protein LOC7488769 isoform X1, which yields MVFMYRLIKAKTFLLLTSPVPVPYISRQICSGLLSIRKMNGGKDSVSEDSMPGRGGAGIKLRPSPDCIDRRECRGAVETSSDSLGVRHGSFGKRRSRIDLRSEQRSGDGNSSKFGNKNIPAHVKRSKSGQSYRKPDEGGNHVAPFDICLSGSRDSAVLKSLQEMEENQENVEHPIEESGGQGVLRPGMVLLKRYISLGDQIEMVKTCREIGLGPGGFYRPGYKNGAKLRLQMMCLGLNWDPETRKYEDRSPADGCKPPCIPREFNQLVETAIQDAHGLLGKDCTLSNVEDVLKVCTLSNVEDMLPTMSPDICIVNFYTTNGRLGLHQDRDESSESLDKGLPVVSFSVGDSAEFLYGDQRDVNKADKVVLESGDVLIFGGKSRHIFHGVTSVIPNSAPKALIEETRLRPGRLNLTFRQY from the exons ATGGTCTTTATGTACCGTCTAATTAAAGCAAAAACTTTCCTACTATTGACATCACCAGTGCCTGTGCCCTACATTTCCCGCCAAATTTGTTCTGGGCTTCTCTCAATCAGAAAGATGAATGGTGGAAAAGACAGCGTAAGTGAAGATTCAATGCCCGGTAGAG GGGGAGCTGGCATCAAGTTGAGGCCTTCGCCTGATTGTATTGATCGGAGAGAATGTAGGGGTGCCGTGGAAACTAGTAGCGATAGTTTAGGTGTTAGGCATGGAAGTTTCGGTAAAAGGAGAAGTAGAATTGATCTTCGATCAGAGCAGAGGAGTGGGGATGGTAACTCATCGAAATTCGGGAACAAGAACATTCCTGCTCATGTTAAAAGATCTAAATCTGGCCAGAGTTATCGCAAGCCTGATGAAGGTGGCAATCATGTTGCACCATTTGATATCTGCCTTTCTGGGAGTAGAGATTCTGCTGTTTTGAAGTCCTTGCAGGAAATGGAGGAAAATCAGGAAAATGTTGAACATCCCATTGAAGAGAGTGGTGGACAAGGAGTGTTGCGGCCTGGGATGGTTCTTCTAAAACGTTATATTTCCCTCGGTGATCAG attgaAATGGTGAAGACTTGCCGAGAAATTGGTCTGGGCCCTGGGGGATTTTATAGGCCTGGTTACAAAAATGGAGCAAAGCTTCGTCTGCAGATGATGTGTCTTGGTTTGAACTGGGATCCTGAGACAAGAAAATATGAAGATCGAAGCCCAGCTGACGGTTGTAAGCCTCCTTGTATTCCTCGTGAATTTAATCAGTTGGTTGAAACAGCAATTCAAGATGCGCATGGTCTTCTAGGAAAGGACTGTACATTAAGCAATGTGGAAGACGTGCTTAAGGTCTGTACATTAAGCAATGTGGAAGACATGCTTCCCACGATGTCTCCAGACATATGCATCGTGAACTTCTACACAACCAACGGGCGGCTTGGGCTCCATCAG GATCGTGATGAAAGCTCAGAGAGTCTTGACAAAGGATTGCCTGTTGTCTCCTTCTCAGTAGGGGATTCTGCAGAATTTCTCTATGGGGATCAGAGGGATGTGAACAAGGCAGATAAAGTTGTATTGGAATCAGGAGATGTGTTGATATTTGGTGGCAAGTCTAGACATATATTTCATGGCGTAACATCTGTAATCCCAAATTCTGCCCCCAAGGCTTTAATTGAAGAAACCAGGCTTCGTCCTGGCCGTCTCAATCTTACGTTCAGACAGTACTAG